A genomic window from Triticum urartu cultivar G1812 chromosome 7, Tu2.1, whole genome shotgun sequence includes:
- the LOC125522064 gene encoding uncharacterized protein LOC125522064, whose protein sequence is MMLDKGSLDLVLVPCGLLIMFGYHLILLYRILRHPAATVIGYENHNKLAWVRRMAQAAPEETGLALSVISSSIAASTNLASLSIALGSLIGAWVSSTSKVFMTELVYGDNSQATAAVKYISLLVCFLVSFTCFIHSARYYVQASFLVTTLDSDVPASYMQHAVIRGGNFWSMGLRALYFATTLLMWIFGPIPMFVCSVFMVVILHMLDSNSLPLHQYQFTVRKRPDQGALASILATSQPSPRNAIINNPILSPVTFFS, encoded by the exons ATGATGCTCGACAAGGGCTCCCTGGACCTGGTGCTGGTGCCGTGCGGCCTGCTCATCATGTTCGGCTACCACCTCATCCTCCTCTACCGGATCCTCCGGCATCCGGCCGCCACCGTCATCGGCTACGAGAATCACAACAAGCTGGCGTGGGTTCGCCGCATGGCCCAG GCGGCTCCGGAGGAGACCGGGCTGGCGCTGAGCGTGATCTCCAGCAGTATCGCAGCGTCCACGAACCTGGCCTCGCTGTCCATCGCGCTGGGCTCGCTCATCGGCGCCTGGGTCAGCAGCACAAGCAAGGTGTTCATGACGGAGCTCGTCTACGGCGACAACAGCCAGGCGACGGCGGCGGTCAAGTACATCTCCCTCCTCGTCTGCTTTCTGGTGTCCTTCACTTGCTTCATCCACTCCGCAAG GTACTACGTCCAAGCCAGCTTCCTGGTGACCACGCTGGACTCGGACGTCCCGGCGAGCTACATGCAGCATGCGGTGATCCGGGGCGGCAACTTCTGGTCCATGGGGCTCCGAGCACTCTACTTCGCAACGACGCTGCTGATGTGGATATTCGGGCCGATACCGATGTTCGTCTGCTCAGTGTTCATGGTGGTCATCCTACACATGCTGGACAGCAACTCCCTGCCACTGCACCAGTACCAGTTTACAGTCAGGAAACGGCCTGATCAGGGGGCTCTGGCTTCTATTCTAGCTACAAGCCAACCAAGTCCTCGAAATGCGATTATCAACAACCCGATATTATCGCCTGTAACATTCTTCAGTTGA